The region GAGGCTCTGGCCGCGGTGGGCATGAGTGGCTTCGCCCGCCATGCCCCCCACCTGCTTTCCGGTGGTCAGAAGCAGCGGGTGGCCATCGCCGGCGTGCTGGCCATGCGCCCCGCCTGCCTGGTCCTGGATGAACCCACGGCCATGCTGGATCCCGCCGGGCGGCGGGACGTGCTGGCCACGGTGCTCCGCCTCAACCGGGAAGAGAAGATCACCGTGGTTTACGTTACCCACTACATGGAAGAAGCTGCCCGCGCCGATCGGGTGGCAGTACTTTACCGGGGGGAACTGGTGGCGCTCGAACCGCCCGCTGCGCTGTTCTTGCGGGTCCCGGAACTGCGGCGCTGGGGGCTGGACATTCCCCCCATGGCGGAACTGGCCTGGCGCCTGCGGCGGCGGGGATGGGCCCTGGAGGGGACTGTGCTGACGCCCGAAGACCTGGTGGTGGCCCTGGGGGCGGGCCGGGGGTCGGATCGTGTCCATACTGGTTGAGGGGCTGACCCACGTATACCTGCCCGGCACCCCCATGGAAGTGGTGGCGCTGGAGGATGTGAGCCTGGAGATCGGGGACGGGGAATTCTTCGCCATCATCGGCCCTACCGGTTCCGGCAAGTCCACCCTCATCCAGCACTTCAACGGGCTCCTCCGGCCCACCCGGGGGCGCGTGGTGGTGAACGGCCTGGATATTTCTGACCGCCGGGTGAACCTGCGCCGGGTGCGCCAGCAGGTGGGCCTGGTGTTCCAGTATCCCGAGCAGCAACTGTTCGAGGAGACGGTGCGGGCGGACGTGGCATTCGGCCCGCGCAACCTGGGTTATGCCCCCGAGGAGGTCGAGCGCCGGGTAGAGCAGGCCCTGGAGATGGTGGGGCTGGGCCGGGAGATCCTGGACCGCTCCCCTTTCGAACTGTCGGGGGGACAGATGCGGCGGGTGGCCATCGCCGGGGTACTGGCCATGGGCCCCTGTGTCCTCGTGCTGGACGAGCCCACCGCGGGGCTGGATCCCCGGGGTCGGGAAGAGATCCTCTCCCGGATCAGGGCATTGCACGCCAACTATGGGCTCACCGTGGTCCTGGTCTCCCACCAGATGGAGGACGTGGCCCGGCTGGCCACCCGGGTGGCTGTGCTGCACCGGGGCCGCCTGCTCACCACCGGTTCTCCCCGTGAGGTGTTCTCGCGGGCGGAAATGCTGGAGGAGGTGGGGCTGGGCATCCCCGCCGTCACCCGGGTGATGCGGCTTCTGCGCCAGCAGGGGTGGCCCGTGCGGGAGGACATCCTGAGCGAGGAAGAGGCGGAGGAAGAACTGGTGCGGGTCCTGGGTTCCGGTGGGACGGGTGCGGGCGGTGCCAACCCCGGCGGGGTGCGGGAAGGGAGGGGGGCGCCGTGATGTTCAGCGGGGCTCCCTTCGGCCAGTTCTACCCCGGTGAATCTCTGATCCACCGGCTGGATCCCCGCACCAAGATCGTGGTCACGGCTGCCCTGGTGGTGGTGCTGTTTTTCCTTTACCGGTGGCCAGCATTCCTGATCCTGGGGGTGGCGCTGCTGGCGGCCCAGGCGATGGCGGGCATCCCCCTGCGCCTGCTCTGGCGAAGCATGAGGTCCATACTGGCCATCATCGTCTTTACTTTCATTCTGCAACTTTTCATGACTCCGGGACCGGTGTGGTTCCGTGTGGGGCCCCTCACCGCTACCTATCCGGGAATGCGCATGGGGATGGTCACTGCCGGCCGCCTGGTGCTCCTGATCCTTTCCACCTCGCTCCTGACCTTCACTACCTCTCCCATCGCCCTCACCGACGGGCTGGAGTACCTGCTCCGGCCCCTGCGGCGGGTGGGAGTGCCCGCCCACGAGATCGCTATGATGATGTCGATCGCGCTGCGTTTCATCCCCACCCTGCTGGAGGAAGCGGATAAGATAATGAAGGCCCAGATGGCCCGCGGGGCCGACTTCCACACCGGAAACGTGATCCGGCGGGCCCGCAGCATGGTGCCCATCCTGGTGCCCCTCTTCGTGGGGGCGTTCCGGAGGGCGGACGACCTGGCCATGGCCATGGAGGCCCGTTGCTACCGGGGTGGGGAGGGACGCACCCGCCTGCGCGTGCTGCGCATGACCGCCCCGGACTTCGCTGCCCTGGCCGGCTCGGCCCTCCTGATGACCCTGGCCCTGGTGCTGCGTTGACGCAGGGCTGAGCTAGGGAGGCAGGGGGTGGAGGTGAATGGGGTCGCACCCGCGCAACGTGAAGCTCGTCGTGCAGTACGACGGTACCGCCTACGCTGGCTTTCAGCGCCAGAAGGGTCTCCCCACCGTGCAGGAGGAGCTGGAGAAGGCTCTGGCGGCGTGCTGCGGGGAACCGGTGCGGGTGATCGGAGCCGGGCGCACCGATGCCGGGGTGCACGCCCGCGGCCAGGTGGTGAACTTCTTCACCCGGGGGACCATCCCCACGGAGCGCATTCCCTGGGCCCTGGCTGCCCTGCTTCCCGAGGACATCGTGGTGACCCAGGCCGAAGAGGTGCCACCCTCCTTTCACGCCCGCTTCTCGGCCCGGGGCAAGGTTTACAGCTACAGCTTTTGGGTAGCCCCGTTCCCGTCCCCGTTCTGGCGCCGCTACGCCCTGCACGTGCGAGCTCCCCTGGACCGGGAGGCCATGGAGCGGGCTGCCGCCACCCTGCTGGGCAGGCACGACTTCCGGGCCTTCCGGGGGGAGGGTTCGGCGGTGCGCTCCACCGTGCGCACCCTGAGGCACCTCGCCGTGCAGGACGTGCCTGATACACCTCTGCTACGCCTGGTGGCAGAGGCGGATGGTTTTCTGTACCACATGATGCGCACCCTGGCCGGCACCCTTCTGGAAGTGGGGCGGGGCCGCATCCCGCCGGAGCAGGTGGAGCAGGCCCTGCGCTCGGGGGACCGCACCCTGGCCGGTCCCACTCTGCCCCCGCACGGCCTCTGCCTTGAGCAGGTGCTTTACTGATTGAGGCTCGCCCCCGGTGCGCCTACCAGGGAGAGATGTCGGCTGACCTGACGCCGGGGATAGTGGCCAGTTCGGAAACCAGGAGGGTGGGCTCACACGCCGGGGGTGTGCGCACGTACAGCTGGATGGAGATCAGCCCTCCGGGCTGGGTATCCAGTTCTATGTTGCGGATGTCTACCCCCCGGTTCCCCAGGGCGGTGCCGATACGGCCGATTTGGCCGGGAGTATCCTGAGTCACCAGGGTGATGAGCCGGTACTGTCCCCGCGTGAAGCGCCGCTCGACCGCCGGCAGGTAGTGGAGGGTCAGGCCGGCCAGCAGGGTGGCGATGGCGCCGTGCCAGTACAGGCCCATCCCCATGGCCAGGCCCACGGTGGCGATCACCCATATGCTGGCGGCGGTGGTGAGGC is a window of Bacillota bacterium DNA encoding:
- a CDS encoding MgtC/SapB family protein, translated to MANLDPTVALLRLFLAALAGGIIGLEREHANRPAGFRTHILVSAGACLVALTALSVATGFRGVATTDPTRMAAHVVSGIGFLGAGAIMREGVNVRGLTTAASIWVIATVGLAMGMGLYWHGAIATLLAGLTLHYLPAVERRFTRGQYRLITLVTQDTPGQIGRIGTALGNRGVDIRNIELDTQPGGLISIQLYVRTPPACEPTLLVSELATIPGVRSADISPW
- a CDS encoding energy-coupling factor transporter transmembrane protein EcfT, producing the protein MFSGAPFGQFYPGESLIHRLDPRTKIVVTAALVVVLFFLYRWPAFLILGVALLAAQAMAGIPLRLLWRSMRSILAIIVFTFILQLFMTPGPVWFRVGPLTATYPGMRMGMVTAGRLVLLILSTSLLTFTTSPIALTDGLEYLLRPLRRVGVPAHEIAMMMSIALRFIPTLLEEADKIMKAQMARGADFHTGNVIRRARSMVPILVPLFVGAFRRADDLAMAMEARCYRGGEGRTRLRVLRMTAPDFAALAGSALLMTLALVLR
- a CDS encoding energy-coupling factor transporter ATPase, coding for MRVLGVSHRYNPGGNREVVALRGVDLEVGRGEFLAIIGENGSGKSTLAKHLNALLVPSQGEVWVDGMNTRDPACLWEIRRRVGMVFQNPDNQLVATTVEEDVAFGPENLGLPPAEIRARVDEALAAVGMSGFARHAPHLLSGGQKQRVAIAGVLAMRPACLVLDEPTAMLDPAGRRDVLATVLRLNREEKITVVYVTHYMEEAARADRVAVLYRGELVALEPPAALFLRVPELRRWGLDIPPMAELAWRLRRRGWALEGTVLTPEDLVVALGAGRGSDRVHTG
- a CDS encoding energy-coupling factor transporter ATPase, which gives rise to MSILVEGLTHVYLPGTPMEVVALEDVSLEIGDGEFFAIIGPTGSGKSTLIQHFNGLLRPTRGRVVVNGLDISDRRVNLRRVRQQVGLVFQYPEQQLFEETVRADVAFGPRNLGYAPEEVERRVEQALEMVGLGREILDRSPFELSGGQMRRVAIAGVLAMGPCVLVLDEPTAGLDPRGREEILSRIRALHANYGLTVVLVSHQMEDVARLATRVAVLHRGRLLTTGSPREVFSRAEMLEEVGLGIPAVTRVMRLLRQQGWPVREDILSEEEAEEELVRVLGSGGTGAGGANPGGVREGRGAP
- the truA gene encoding tRNA pseudouridine(38-40) synthase TruA, producing the protein MGSHPRNVKLVVQYDGTAYAGFQRQKGLPTVQEELEKALAACCGEPVRVIGAGRTDAGVHARGQVVNFFTRGTIPTERIPWALAALLPEDIVVTQAEEVPPSFHARFSARGKVYSYSFWVAPFPSPFWRRYALHVRAPLDREAMERAAATLLGRHDFRAFRGEGSAVRSTVRTLRHLAVQDVPDTPLLRLVAEADGFLYHMMRTLAGTLLEVGRGRIPPEQVEQALRSGDRTLAGPTLPPHGLCLEQVLY